Proteins encoded by one window of Procambarus clarkii isolate CNS0578487 chromosome 92, FALCON_Pclarkii_2.0, whole genome shotgun sequence:
- the LOC138359677 gene encoding protein starmaker-like: MVTGSIAAHRMVFELTTARRMDNHEKHSTDNHEKHSTDNHEKHRTDNHEKHSTDNHEKHSTDNHEKHSTDNHEKHRTDNHEKHSTDNHENHSTDNHEKHSTDNHEKHSTDNHEKHSTDNHEKHTQITKRNTAQITKRNTAQIMKTNSTNNQKEHRADKQVEHSTDNQEEHSTDNQEECNTDNQEEHSTDNQEEHSKDNQEEHSKVNQEDHSTDNQEEHSTDNQVEHNTDNQEEHSADNQEEHSTDNQVENSTDNQEKHSVDNQEAHSTDKQEEHSADNQEEHSTDNQEEHSTDNYEEHKTSFSVGRISLEKVQHRKQKQFQS; encoded by the exons ATGGTTACAGGGTCcattgccgctcacaggatggtatTTGAGTTAACTAcagctcgcaggatgg ataaccacgagaaacacagcacagataaccacgagaaacacagcacagataaccacgaGAAACACCGAACAGATAACCACgagaaacacagcacagataaccacgagaaacacagcacagataaccacgagaaacacagcacagataaccacgaGAAACACCGCACAGATAACCACGAGAAACATAGCACAGATAACCACGAGaatcacagcacagataaccacgaGAAACATAGCACAGATAACCACgagaaacacagcacagataaccacgagaaacacagcacagataaccacgagaaacaca cacagataaccaagaggaacacagcacagataaccaagaggaacacagcacagataatgaAGACAAACAGCACAAATAACCAAAAGGAACACAGGGCAGATAAGCAagtggaacacagcacagataaccaagaggaacacagcacagataaccaagaggaatgtaacacagataaccaagaggaacacagcacagataaccaagaggaacacagcaaagataaccaagaggaacacagcaaagTTAATCAAGAGGATCACAGTACAGATAACCAagaagaacacagcacagataaccaagtggAACACAACACAGATAATCAAGAGGAGCACAGCgcggataaccaagaggaacacagcacggataaccaagtggaaaacagcacagataaccaagagaaaCACAGTGTAGATAACCAAGAGGCACACAGCACAGATAAGCAAGAGGAACACAgtgcagataaccaagaggagcacagcacagataaccaagaggaacacagcacagataactatgaggaacaca